One window from the genome of Candidatus Nealsonbacteria bacterium encodes:
- a CDS encoding DUF1861 family protein translates to MNLNKEKTYEMWEREKGIILKFEGLSEDRDVYNPAVLENSDGSLLLAARVESRQNATDARIMFFTESTLGTFRVVDRLPKFDGEDPDLVRIGDELILSMVQADWDKTDPTKLLGLRQIFYRGKSPEELQEFTKGPEGMKNIHLVGLSDGKIGVYTRPQNGEYGRGKICYKILDSLDELNPENIVGGCLLEDRFEEDEWEGVNAVYANISENCECHGVLAHKASRDEDGAHYVATAFIYNPLTQKRSAVEQIASRGDFPPGKSKRADLKNVVYPGGLVRLGDGTAMIYVGLNDVDVARRPIKDPFSAHVCP, encoded by the coding sequence AAAAACATACGAGATGTGGGAAAGAGAGAAAGGCATCATTCTTAAATTTGAAGGGTTGTCGGAAGACAGGGATGTTTATAACCCGGCGGTGTTAGAGAATTCTGACGGGAGTTTGTTGTTGGCAGCACGAGTTGAATCTAGGCAAAACGCCACCGATGCCAGAATTATGTTTTTTACCGAGAGTACTTTAGGGACATTTCGGGTTGTTGATCGGTTGCCGAAATTTGATGGCGAAGACCCCGACCTTGTTCGTATAGGCGATGAGCTTATATTAAGTATGGTGCAGGCCGATTGGGATAAGACAGACCCGACAAAACTGCTTGGTCTAAGGCAAATCTTTTATCGTGGTAAGTCTCCGGAAGAACTTCAGGAATTTACAAAAGGCCCCGAAGGAATGAAAAACATACATCTTGTTGGACTTTCAGATGGAAAAATTGGTGTTTATACGCGGCCACAAAATGGCGAGTATGGTCGCGGAAAGATCTGTTATAAAATACTAGACTCTCTGGACGAACTTAACCCAGAGAATATAGTAGGAGGGTGTTTGCTTGAGGATCGGTTTGAAGAAGATGAATGGGAGGGCGTGAACGCTGTGTATGCGAATATTTCTGAAAACTGTGAATGCCACGGGGTACTTGCACATAAGGCAAGCCGAGATGAAGATGGAGCACATTATGTTGCGACAGCATTCATCTATAATCCGCTGACCCAAAAAAGATCAGCTGTTGAGCAGATCGCGTCCCGAGGAGATTTCCCCCCGGGAAAATCAAAGCGAGCCGACTTAAAAAATGTTGTTTATCCAGGCGGTCTTGTTCGCCTAGGTGATGGCACGGCAATGATTTACGTGGGGCTAAATGATGTAGATGTTGCGCGACGTCCTATTAAAGACCCTTTTTCTGCACATGTGTGTCCATAA